TTTTTCTCATCAAACATTGTTAAAGGCACTACCTGAGAATATCTTAGATTTCTTTTCTGGTAGGTATTAAAGATTCCACGGCTTAAGAATTCACCATCATCTACTCCAGTGTATACGTTTTCACCTTTCTTACCCATTACAATAGCTGTTCCTGTATCCTGACAAGAAGGAAGAGCACCTTCTGCGGCTACGGCAGCATTCTGTAGTAAGTTGTAGGCAACAAATCTGTCATTATCTGTAGCTTCAGGATCATCAATGATTCTTTTAAGGCTTTCCAAGTGTGAAGAACGTAACATAAAGGAAACGTCTGCCATAGCTTCTTCAGCCAATAATTCCAATCCTTTTGGGTCAACTGTCAAAATTTCTCTGTCACCCAGTTTTTCAACCTTTACATAATCTGATGTAAGTTTTTTATACACCGTATCATCCTTCTGAATCGGATACGGATCCTGATATCTAAAGTCCATTCAATTTTTTGTTTGTACAAAAATACGGCTCCTCATAAAAAATATGAGCAAAATCAGTCATTTAGATTGATATTTATAATGATTATAAATTGCGAATTTCTGCGGTTATCAGTAACTTTATAAAAATTTCAATCACAATGAATTACAGAATAGAAAAAGACACCATGGGAGATGTGCAGGTACCTGCAGACAAACTTTGGGGAGCACAAACAGAACGTTCAAGAAACAATTTTAAAATTGGCCCTGAGGGATCAATGCCCCATGAAATCATTGAAGCTTTTGCCTATCTAAAAAAAGCAGCAGCTTATACCAATGCTGATTTAGGGGTACTTTCTCCTGAAAAAAGAGATATGATTGCCAAGGTTTGTGATGAAATCCTTGAGGGAAAGCTTAACGATCAGTTTCCTTTGGTGATCTGGCAGACGGGTTCGGGAACACAATCGAATATGAATGTTAATGAAGTTGTTTCCAACAGAGCACATGTTAATAATGGAGGAACGTTAGGTGACAAGTCTGAAATTCATCCCAACGATGATGTTAACAAATCTCAGTCATCCAATGACACTTATCCTACTGCCATGCATATTGCAGCTTATAAAAAAGTAGTAGAGACAACCATTCCTGCCGTTGAAAAGTTAAAAAATACTCTTTCTGAAAAATCCAAAGCGTTCAAGGATGTGGTAAAAATCGGAAGAACCCACCTGATGGATGCGACTCCGCTTACATTGGGACAGGAGTTTTCGGGCTACGTGGCTCAATTGGAATTTGGCTTAAGAGCCTTAAAAAATACCTTGCCACACCTTGCTGAACTTGCTCTTGGAGGTACGGCTGTAGGGACAGGATTGAATACACCAAACGGTTATGATGTAAAGGTTGCTGAATATATTGCCCAATTTACCAGTCACCCGTTTATCACAGCAGAGAATAAATTTGAGGCATTGGCAGCTCATGATGCTATTGTGGAAAGTCATGGAGCATTAAAGCAGCTTGCTGTTTCGTTATTTAAAATTGCTCAGGATATTAGATTGCTGGCATCAGGGCCACGTTCCGGAATCGGGGAAATTCATATTCCTGAAAACGAGCCGGGATCATCCATTATGCCTGGTAAAGTAAATCCTACTCAAAATGAAGCCTTAACAATGGTTTGTGCTCAGGTTCTGGGAAATGACACTACCATTTCATTTGCCGGCACTCAAGGAAATTACGAACTGAATGTCTTCAAACCGGTAATGGCTTATAACTTCCTACAATCTGCGCAATTAATTGCTGATGCATGTATTTCATTTAATGATCATTGTGCAGTGGGTATTGAGCCAAACCATGAGAGAATTAAAGAACTCGTTGACAAATCATTAATGCTTGTAACGGCTTTAAATCCTCACATTGGATATGAAAATGCTGCAAAAATTGCAAAAACTGCCCATAAAAATGGCACAACATTAAAAGAAGAAGCCATCAATCTAGGCCTTTTAACAGCTGAACAATTCGATGAATGGGTAAAACCGGAAGATATGGTTGGTAGTTTAAAATAATTTTAGAATATAGATTAAATAGTAAAAAGCCTCGAAAATTTCGGGGCTTTTTATATTAGTCAGAGATTCTATTCAATCGTGATAGGATGATTGGTAGAATATTAGCTTAATCGTTTATATTTATCCTGAAAAGTCATCCAGCATATTTCTGGTAGGAACAAAGAAAAGCGTTCCCGTAACGGCTGTACTAAAATCCAATATTCTGTCATAGTTTCCCGGAGGGTTTCCAATAAACATATTGGTCAGCATTTTATTTGTGGTGGTAAATGTACTTGCATAGGAAATAAAATAAGTTCCAAACTCATTGGTGGACGGATTTCCAAAAGGCATATTATCTCTTACAATCTTTAATTCTTCGCCATTTTCACCTTCAATATTGGCCAAGGCAATGTGAGAATTGGATGGCTTCACATCATCAGACATTTCAATATCATTTTCCTTGGATCTTCCGATTACTTTTTCCTGATCTTCTTTGGTAAGGCTTTTCCAAGCGTCCATATTATGAAGATACTTCTGAACGAACAGATAACTTCCGCCTTTATACTGAAGATCTTCGTCTCCGATCTTTGCAAAATAGTCACGATCATCTCCGTGTGGATTCTCTGTACCATCCACAAAACCAAGGATAGATCTTGCATCCCAATATTTAAATCCGTGAATTTCCAAGATACTTTCCGCAACAGGTTTCAATAGCTTTGATATTTCAATGGCCATATCAAAGATCAGGCTTTTGTTATCTGCCCTTAAATGAAAATGAAGATCTCCCGGTGTAGAAACGGCAGTATGCTTTTCTCCTTTTATTTCTTTAAAATTTGCTAGTTCTTTGGGTGCAGGTGTTGGAAGTTCCAGTTTTTTCCAGGCTTCGGCACCTATTCCCATCACACAACTTACCCTACTGTCCGGAAATCTGTTGAAACCCGAATTATTAAGGTTTAGCACCAAGGCACATAGATTCTGAAAAGCATCTTTTAGCTGGGGACTATCATGAAGTTTCCAGACCATAAAGATGGTATTACTGTTAGGATAATCAGTTACATTTTGTGATTCTATCGTACTCATCTATCTTTTTGTAGTAAAGTTATTTAAACTTATCAGAGAATTCAACGGTGTACGATAAAAAATCTTTAATTTTTAATGCTTAAAAATAGGGGATGCTTTCAAAACACAAATCTTCTTCAGGAGTAAAGAATATAGCTTTCTCCACAGATTTTTAAATCTTGAAACTACTCTCAGAATAATTTGGGGTAGAGAATATTACGGTATTAGCCAATCAACTCTTTTGCCTGTGCAAGAGCTGCTTCTGTAATCTTGCTTCCGGAAAGCAATTGAGCTATTTCGTTCAGTTTATCTTCATCACTCAAAGGAATAATAGTAGACTGGGTTTTTCCGGCAATATCCTGCTTTACAACCTTATAGTTATCATTTCCTTTAGCGGCAACCTGTGCAAGGTGGGAGATAACAATCAACTGCATATCTTCAGACATTTCACGCATAAGATTCCCAATTTCCTCTGCTACTTTTCCTGAAACTCCGGTATCAATTTCATCTAAAATTAAAGTCGGTAGCTCGTCACTTTCTGCAATAATTTTCTTTACAGCAAGCATTACCCTTGATCTTTCACCTCCGGAAATTGCTGTTTGGATCGGCTTTAGTGGGAAGCCTGAATTTGCCTGAAATAAAAGCTGGATATTTTCTTTTCCAAATGGGGTAAATTCAGCAGCATCCTGCAATTCTATATCTACCTTTGCTTTTTCAAGACCCAATTTTTTAAGAAGACTTTCTGCTTTTTTAATAAAAACAGAAACGTTCTTTTTTCTATTTTTAGAAAGCTTTTCAGCAAGAGTCTGAAGTGCTTTTTCTTTTTTAGAAATATTTTCTTCAGTTTCAGCAATCTGTGATTCCAGCTCTGAAGCTCCTTTCTGATCTCCCGCTAATTCGTTCCTTATTTCTATCAGTTCATGAAGATCTGACACATTATGCTTAAGGAATAATGCATTGATTTTATTGTTCAGTTCTGTAAGGGATACAAGGTTTTCAGGATTGATTTCTACTTTCTCTGCCTCATCTTCAAGTTCGGAAATAATATCTTTCAGCTCTACAAAAGAAATCTCAAGCCTTTGATCAAGCTCTGCAAAGCTGGTAGAAACTTCAGAGATTCTGGAAAGCTTAGCTTTTGCTTCATTAAAGAAAGACAGAATCCCGATTTCCTCCTGGTGAAATCTTGATAAAATCTGTCCTACATTTTCAGAAATCATTCCGGCATTTTCCTGAATAGACAACTGGTTCTGAACATCTTCAAAATCTACGTCATCCAATTTTAATTCTTCCAGTTCGTTAAGTAAAAATTCTTTATAATCGCTTTCTTTGGTAGATTCTGAAAGTTGTGTTTTTAATTTTTTAAGCAGCATCTTAAGATTCTGAAAATCTAAAAACTCCTGCTGATATTCTTCTATAATCTTCTTATTTTCAGAAAGTCCATCAATAATTTTAAATTGATATTCTGAAGTAAAAAGATTTGATGTTTCAAACTGAGAGTGAATGTCAATTAATTGGGAAGAAAGTTCCTTAAGAACATCCAGTGTCACAGGAACGTCATTGATAAATGCACGGGATTTTCCTGATGGAAGAATTTCTCTTCTGATAATGGTCTGATGTTCATAATCCAGATCATTTTCAATGAAAAACTTTTTAAACTGGTTATTAAGATCAAACTCTGTTTCTACAATACTTTTCTCCTCTGTTTTGGCGATGGATTTTACATCTGCTCTTTCTCCTAAAATAAGACGCAGTGCACCCAGAATAATGGATTTCCCAGCACCTGTTTCACCAGTTATTACCTGTAAACCATTTTTCAATGATACTTCTAAGGTATCAATTAAGGCAAAGTTTTTAATGTAAATTCTCGAAAGCATTGATAATCTGGTTATAATCCAATTGGAGTTTGAATGGTAAAAATAAGTTTTTTTAATGAAAACAGAAATGGCAAATATCAATTACTATGCAAACCTATTTTTGGGGAATTTCAGTAAGCAAATCATAAAAGTTTTTATATTGATACTCAAAAAATTAAGCATCAGATCAATAATTCCTTCAATCTTTCCCCGATTGTTCATTATTTCCATTTATTCCACTTATTATCAGCGTTTTTCGGTGAAAGAATGATCATGTTTTGTTTTAAATCATTAAGAATAAGCCCGCCATTATTTCCGGAATTGAAAATATTGAAGATCTCATCACTTTTAGTATCCATAAAAAGATTGAAGAAAAATCCCTGCTGGAATGAGTTTTCATATCTTTTAAGCTGCATCAGAGCATCGAAGATCACTTTTTTACCCGCAGTCTGATCCTGATTGAAAAGGTTATCCATCCCTGATCTGTGATAGGTGTATATGGTAGAGCGCAACTGGCTCCAGTTAGGATTGATAATTTCATTAATTAGTATTGAACGGCTTCTTGGCTCATTAATGGTATTCCATCCATCATAGTTTCTGTTCTGAGCGTTTTGAGCAATCTGTTGAGCTTTTGCAAACCATGGGCTTCCTCCCATTGACTGAAAACTGTCTGCATCATATCCCAAAATAAGATAAATATAGAAACTGATAACATCAGTAAGGTTTTTGCCGGAAAACTGTCTTTCGTTAAAAATAAGGTTTTCGTTCTCAATATATTCAAAACTGAATCTTTGATCCTGAAGATTCAGTAAAGGGGATTCGTAGGTTGTGTTATAAACGGGACGCACTGCCTGCACAACAATTGTTCCCGTGAATTTGTTTACATTTCTTTCTGAAATAACAATGGCAAAGCCACATTTAATCTTTTCAAAATTCTGCAACTTCTTTCCTGTCCAGCTGGTATTATTGATAAAGTCTCTAAGACTTTTTTCCAATGACTTAAATGCCTGCTGATTACTTCCTCCTATCTGTTGGGAATTTACCTGAACCGTAGCCAGTAATTCCTGAGAAAAACCAAGGTTGCATATAAAAAACAGAAAAAATAAACTTATAATTTTTTTCATTGTCTATTAAAAATTGAGAACGGAAATTTATTAAAATTATTTTAAAAGCTGAGATTCAACAAAATTGAGAATATCCTTTGCAACTTCTCCTTTCGATTTCAGGTCAAATTCTTTTTTCTCTGTTTTGGTAAATATCTTGATTTTATTGGTGTCATTTTTAAATCCGGCCCCTTCATCACGAAGAGAGTTAAGAACAATCATATCAAGGTTTTTCTTTTCCAACTTTCCTTTTGCATTTTCTTCTTCATTTTGAGTCTCTAAAGCAAATCCTACCAAAAACTGATGGGTTTTCTTTTCTCCCATTGTTTTAAGAATATCAGGATTCTTAATCAGCTCAATGGTGAGATTTTCATCATTTTTCTTGATTTTTTCTTTGGCAATCTCTTTTGGAGCATAATCCGCAACCGCAGCACTTGCAATCCCAATATCTATTTTATCATAAAATTCAAATACTTTTGCCAACATTTCCTTTGCTGAAGTTACTTTATAAAGTTCTACTTTTTTATCATTAAGGATTTGTGAGCTTGGTCCTGAAATTAGGATTACCCTTGCCCCCCTTCTTGAAGCTTCCTCAGCCAGAGAAAACCCCATTTTCCCTGAGGAATGATTTCCTATAAACCTTACCGGATCAAGGGCTTCATAAGTAGGTCCGGCAGTAATCAGGACTGTTTTTCCCTGAAGACTGTTTATTGTTGACATACTATTTGTAAAATAGTCTTCGATAACATTAAAAATAGTTCCAGGTTCTGCCATTCTTCCCTGTCCGATCAATCCGCTTGCCAGCTCACCGTTTTCTGCAGGAATGATGGTATGACCAAAGCCTTCAGCTAGTTCCAGATTTTTCTTTGTGGATGGGTGTATATACATATCCAAATCCATTGCAGGGGCAATGAACACAGGGCATTTTGCTGACATGTAGGTTGCAATAACGAGATTATCACACATCCCGTGAGTCATTTTAGCTAAGGTATTTGCTGTACAGGGTGTCACAACCATGGCATCTGCCCATAAGGCTAATTCCACATGGCTGTTCCAGCTTCCATTATCTCCATAAAAATCAGAATAAACAGGTTTCTTGGACAATGTAGACAGGCTTAATTTGGTAACGAAATGCTCTGCATCGGGAGTCATTATTACCTGCACTTCAGCTCCTTTTTTCACAAAATCCCTTATCAGAAAATGAACTTTATAAGCCGCAATTCCTCCTGAAACGGCGATAAGTATCTTTTTACCGGAAACACTCATTTAGCTTTAATTTTTTTGAAACACTAAAATACTTATTTTTTCCCACAATAAGGGTTTAAAAATAAGGGTTTAAAACAATAAAGGTCATAAAAGAATTCTTTTCTTTTATGACCTTCATTTATAAAAAACACAGATGATTATTTTCTCTCTTCTGTTTTTCTGAAATACACATCTCCGTTTAACCATTCTTCAATAGCGATTGAAGTTGGCTTTGGAAGTTTTTCGTAATGCTTAGAGATCTCAATTTGTTCTCTGTTTTCGAAAACTTCTTCTAATGTAGAATTGTGAACAGCAAATTCATCTAATTTATTGTGAAGTTCCGTACGGATCTCCGCATTGATTTGCTCTGCTCTCTTTCCCATGATAACAATAGCTTCATAGATTGAACCTACTTTATCTTCAATCTTATCCTTATCGTAAGTGATAGTATTTACTTCTGCTTTTGTATCTTTTACACTCATTTTGAGAAAATTATTTTATTTATAAGATGGCAAATTTACGAATTATCTTTGAATTTTGAAAGTCGCTGCAGGCGGAGGTGTCTGAAGGGCTGCACTGTCCCTCTGCATCTGCTTTGCTTGCTTTTCATTGCTAATCTGATCTTTAATCTGCTGGTCTGCTTTATTTTGATTAGCCAGCTTATCAGCTTCTTTTTTCTGTCTTGCTGTTAAAACTGCAATTCTTTCTTCAGTTTGCTTTTTAACAACAACAAAGTTTTGTTTTTCTTTCTCCAGCTTTACTCTAAGATCAGCTGCAGTTTTGGAATATTCTGTATTAGGAAGTTCCTTCTCTACCATTTTTGCATAGGTCAAAGCACTTTCAATACGCTCATCCTTAAGATCATAAATTGATTTTGTAGCCAATTCATAACGTGACTTCATGATGTAGTCATAAATTTTTGAACGAAGCTTTGTACTTGGGAAATCCTCCAATACATTTTCCAATGCTACATTGGCAGCTTTATACTGTCCCATTTTAAAATACTGTCTTCCGTTTTCATAGGCTTTGAATTCCAATTTATAAGACAGCTCATCAATAAGTTGAGAAATATTTTTTGATCTTTCGGAATTTGGATAATTGTTCAGGAAATCCTGAAGTTCATTGATAGCCAATTCTGTACTCGATTGATCCAGGTTGTAATCCATAGATCCCTCATAGTAACATAATGCAGACATATAAGCTGCTTCTTCTGCTCTTGGATCCTTTGGAAAGTTAACTGCAAAATTTTTAAACTGATGACCCGCCAACTTATAGTTCTTGTCATAGTAGTTTGCATACGCTGTATTGAAACCTACGTTAGGAAAGTCATCTGTTCCTGCCACAAGATTGGCAAGTCTGTCGTAAAGAGCCAATGCATTTTTCCACTTCTTCTTCGCGAAGTTTTCATTAGCTGCTTTTAAGATAAACTCTTTATCAGCGCTCTTCATTGCTCTTTCCTGCTGGCTTACACATGAGGCAATTACTGCTACAGCAAAAAGACCTAAAATATATTTTTTCATATAAAAAATTCAACAGTTTTCGGATTACACAGCCGATTTACTAATTTGCAAAAATATAACTTTTTTGTCAATAGATTTTTTTTTATGAATATTTAACGTAAATTTAGTCTGCAGCGTATCCCAAAATAGCAAAAACGCTCAATAAAAGATTCATTCTCACTTTTTTCTCAGCCTCTTTTGAGTAGGCTTCTTCATTTTTACTTGGTACGTAAAGTTCATAAAAGTTTTTGTTTCGGATTACAAACAATGTGGAACCAATAATCATGGTAAGAATATCCTCTGGTTTTGGAGTAAAGGTAAAGACTCCGGAAGCAACCCCTTTTTTTATCACTTCATCCAGTTTCTTTACAAACAGCTGATAGAAGTCCAGCAATTCATCCTTTAGGTTCTCTGTATGACGAAGCTCCTGAGTAACAAACCCATGAAAATAATTGTATTTGAATAGTTGGGAAACGATATATTTGATCATTTCACGCATCTGCATTTCAGGTTTTCCTTCCTTGATGGTGTCTGCAAATTCTGAGAAATTCTCCCTGGTCTTCAATACTCTGTACTGATAGAGATAAGACATCATTTTCTCCTTGGAACCGAAGTAATAAGAGATCATAGCGACATTTATATTTGCCTTAGAACAGATATCTCTTACAGAAGTTCCCTCGTATCCTTTTTTTGCAATCAGCTCTTCTGCAATATCCAGTATGTGAATCTGTTTTTCTGTAAATTTTTTTTTCATGAAGTGTACTTTGAGTAAAGTTAAGAAATTTTTAACACATTTATAAACGATTGTTTAATAATTTTTAATTAATTCTGAATTATAGTATTTTTGAAAATGGAATTTTTTGATTTTCACCATCATAAAAAAAATATCAGAGACGGAATTTACAATTTGGACATTGAGGGGATTCCGCCAGATTTTCCTTATTCAATAGGCATTCATCCCAATGATATTGATGTTATTAATATCAGCCTGCAGCTTAGCTGGATGAAAAGTATGATGTTCCAAAATTGCTTTGCTGTTGGTGAATGCGGCCTGGATTCTATGGTTCCAATTGATCAAAAAATTCAGGAGGAAGTCTTTTTAAGGCAGATTGAAATAGCCAATGAGGTAAAAAAACCGATTATTATTCACTGCGTGAGAAAATTCTATGAGGTGATCTCATTTAGGAAAAAGTCCAGTCAGGCTATGATCATTCATGGTTTTAATAAGAAACAGCAAATTGCGACGGATCTTCTTACCAATAATTTTTACCTGAGTTTTGGAAAAGCTGTTTTGTATAATTTATCTTTGCAGGATATTTTAAAAAACACTCCACTAGATAGACTCTTTTTAGAAACTGACAATGAAGATTTTAAGATCGAAGAATTGTACCTAAAAGTTTCGGAGATAAAAGAGATTTCTATGGAACAACTCAACGAACAAATTTTAGAAAATTTACACACGATAAGAAATGGATAAATACTGGTTGGAAAGAACAGAACTTCTGGTAAAAGAAGAAGGTTTGGAAAAATTGAATAAAGCCACTGTTCTGGTTGTGGGTTTAGGCGGAGTAGGTTCTTTTGCTGCTGAATTTCTGGCAAGAGCCGGAGTAGGAAACATGACAATCGTGGATGGTGATACAGTGGATATTACGAATATCAACAGACAGTTACCCGCTTTACGTTCTACCGTTGGAAAGCATAAGGTAGAGGTTGTTGCAGAAAGACTTTTAGATATTAATCCTGATCTTAACTTAACCAAAATCAATGAGTTTCTAAATCCTGAAAGAATGGATGAAGTTTTGGATTCTGCAAAATTTGACTATGTTTTGGACTGTATTGACAGCGTTACTCCAAAACTTTGTTTGATTATTGCTGCCAAAAGAAGAAGGATAAAAATTGTAAGTTCAATGGGAGCCGGTGGAAAAACCGATCCAAGCAAAGTATTGGTAAGAGATATTAGCAAAACCGAACACTGCCACCTCGCAAGACAAGTGAGAAAAAGACTGAAAAAGGTAAAAATTGACAAGGGAGTTCGTTGTGTTTTTGCCAATGATATTCAGGATGAAGAAAGTTTAAAAATGACTGACGGAACCAACTATAAAAGATCTTTTTACGGAACAATAAGCTATATGCCTGCAATTTTCGGTTTGTATACTGCTGCTGAAGTCATTAACTATCTAGTGCAACAAGATTAATGCAGAACACCAAATATCCCAGAGCGGAAAAGCTTAAAATGAATACAGAGATCGGTTTACTTTTTGAAAAAGGTAAATGGAGGACTTCTGGAAATCTAAGAATTATCATTTTGAAAGACAAGCCTACTCTTCCGGTACAAAGCGGTAGGTTTGGCGTATCTGTTTCAAAGAGATATTTCAAAAAAGCGGTTCATAGAAACCGTGTAAAAAGACTTCTTCGGGAATGTTACCGATTGAATAAGGATTTATTTAAGAATGCTTTTGGGGAAAAGACTATTGCTATGTTATTTTGGGTTTCTCCTGAAATGCCACAAAAGTTTCAGGACGTTGAAGCACAGTTTATAAAATTGTGTGAGGCACAGAAGAAGTAATACTCTTTAATACAACAATATGAAGCTATCACAGCTTCTCAATGCTCAATTCAGTATGGAGATTTATGAAGATCTACAATTTTTTGCTTGCTGATTTTATGGATTTTTATTTTTTCCTGTATTAACCAAGATTTCACAACATATCAAATCTCAGATAGTTTTTGTAATTTTATAGAAAACATTAAATCTGAAAACGAATATGTTAGATAACATTCCCTACCTTTCCTATGTAATCAGTGCCTTTATAGGCATTGGACTGGCTGCCGCTACGGGCTTCAGGGTATTTTTACCCATGTTTATTGTAAGTCTGGCTTCTTACTTCCATTGGATCCCGATGAATGAGCAATTTGAGTGGCTTGCGGGCTTGCCAACGCTTATTACAACAGGAATAGCCACGGTTGCTGAGATTCTGGCCTATTACATCCCTTTTGTTGATCATTTATTGGATACTGTCACCATTCCCATGGCTACAGTTGCCGGTTCTATTTTATTTGCCAGTCAGTTTGCTGAGCTGGGAACATTTCCACAATGGGCATTGGCATTAATTGCCGGTGGAGGAACAGCTGCTACTATTAGCTCAGGATTTGCAGGAATACGGGCCGCTTCTACTGCCACTACAGGAGGACTGGGAAATTCTGTTGTAGGAACCACAGAAACGGCTGGTGCAGGCATCATGTCTGTTCTTGCTATGGCAGCACCTATTATTGCCGCTATTTTAGCTATTGTCTTATTGGTTGTTGTGGTTATCTTTGGACGGAAAGCCTGGAAGAAATTACGGGGCAGTAAAAGTGCTCCCTAAGGTTTAAATATAAAAAAAGTACAGTTATTTCAACTGTACTTTTTTATTTAGTTTTTACTTCTAAAATCTTTTATATCCTTGATTTTGGTTTGAAAATATTCTTTTTTATCAGGATTTTTCTTGATTAATATTTCAAATGCCTTTATCGCCTTGGTGTATAGCTTTTGTTCAAAATAAAGGTTAGCTAACGTTTCTGTCATCAAATGTGAGATATCATCATTCTTTTCTTTTACAACGTAGGAGCTTTCCTCTCTTAGCTGACTGATTCTAGGATTGTTTTCAATAAAAGCTTCAATTGCTTTCTCTTTGATCTCCACCTTTTCCTTTTCTACCTCTTCTGGTCTATCTATTTTCAGCCAACTTTGCCAAGTATTGATAAACCCTGGTACGTTACTATTGATAGAGGATTGAGGGATATTATCTACCACAGCCTTCTGCATTGTTTCTTCGTCTACTGATCCTTCTTTATTTTCTTTCCTTGCCTCTTCAACCCTTAGGCTTGAAATATCTGAACCAAAGAATGAAACATTCATTACAGGTGCTTCTTCTTTGGGAGTGGCTGCACCTATATTTTCCGTTGAAACTTCTTTATTTTCAGGCTGATCTTCTGCCGGCTCAGAAATTTCTTCTATTATCGGTAAAACACTGTCATCTGATTCTTTCAGCTCAGCTTCAGGTTCATTAATAACCTCTACGTTTTCAGTCTTTTCAACCTGTGTAGCAGGAAGCTGTGTATTTATAGGGATAACAACTTCTGCTGACTTCTTGATCAAAGAATCAGGTGTATTAGATTCAAGGCTCATTGGTCTCCAGGTAGTTTGAATTTCAGGAGCTGCTTCTTCTTTTTCTTCTACAACCTCCTCCTTCGTAATGCTTTCTACTGGTACTTCTATATGTTCAACAGGTTTTTCCTGCTGTATAGGCTCTGTTTTTATTTCTTCGGATCCCGGACTGTCCTGATTTGTAGACCAAAAATGGAAATTCTGAGTTTCTGCAAAACTGATCTCATGATCTTTGGAAGCTTCCGGCTCTTCTTTCTCAGGTTGTGGAGCAGACTTTGTTTCCTTCATTTTTTTCTCTACTTCCTCAATCAGACGTCTCATTTCCTCCTCATGCTTATTTACAGGCTGGGAAACATCAGCAACTTCTTTCACTTCTTCATTATTTACCTGTATTTTGACATCAGGCAGAAATGCTTCAGTTCCGTGGAAGCTTAATTCAGCATCGGATTGTTTTGTCTCATCTTCGAATGTAGGAGCTGAAATATTTTCGTTTTCAATGATTGCTTCAGATTCTACTGATTCTTCAGCTTTATTTTCTTCGATATTTTCTACCGGCAATAAGGCCTCCGTTTCTTCAAAGCTTAGGTTCTCCTCTTCTTCTACTTTTTCTTCTTCAGTTTCTGAAATAATTGCGTCTTCATCAACAATTGTTGTTGGAGTAAAGCTTTCACCTGTATTTTCTTCAGTTTCGGTCTGTTTTTCCTCTTCTTTATTGTGAGCAGGTTCTTCTGATATGGATGCCAGCTTCTGGGTAACCAGTGTTCCGGATTCTAATGTAGATTCAAGATCAATGGTTTCAGTATTTTCCTCATCAAGGAAGTTTTCTTCGCCCTCAAATAAGATTCTGTTTCTTTCTCCATTAACAAAGACATGATTCACCTCTTGCTGGGGAGCCTGCAATATGCATGACTCTTTTCCCTCCTCTTCATTTTTTTCAGGAACAGCTTCTTCCCGTTTTATTGGAAAAGCTTTTTCTTTATAGGCATATCGAGGTTTTTCAACAATCTTGGAGGATTGTTTTTCTTCTACAGCTTCGGGTTTACGTTT
This genomic interval from Chryseobacterium joostei contains the following:
- a CDS encoding DUF4126 domain-containing protein; translated protein: MLDNIPYLSYVISAFIGIGLAAATGFRVFLPMFIVSLASYFHWIPMNEQFEWLAGLPTLITTGIATVAEILAYYIPFVDHLLDTVTIPMATVAGSILFASQFAELGTFPQWALALIAGGGTAATISSGFAGIRAASTATTGGLGNSVVGTTETAGAGIMSVLAMAAPIIAAILAIVLLVVVVIFGRKAWKKLRGSKSAP
- a CDS encoding tetratricopeptide repeat protein, whose product is MNPRVLELIKNPKNIQSEDLGLLKEEIHSFPYIQNIRALHLYGVHLYEKENYQKELSITAAYTTDKKILYQLINGKIQQKRKPEAVEEKQSSKIVEKPRYAYKEKAFPIKREEAVPEKNEEEGKESCILQAPQQEVNHVFVNGERNRILFEGEENFLDEENTETIDLESTLESGTLVTQKLASISEEPAHNKEEEKQTETEENTGESFTPTTIVDEDAIISETEEEKVEEEENLSFEETEALLPVENIEENKAEESVESEAIIENENISAPTFEDETKQSDAELSFHGTEAFLPDVKIQVNNEEVKEVADVSQPVNKHEEEMRRLIEEVEKKMKETKSAPQPEKEEPEASKDHEISFAETQNFHFWSTNQDSPGSEEIKTEPIQQEKPVEHIEVPVESITKEEVVEEKEEAAPEIQTTWRPMSLESNTPDSLIKKSAEVVIPINTQLPATQVEKTENVEVINEPEAELKESDDSVLPIIEEISEPAEDQPENKEVSTENIGAATPKEEAPVMNVSFFGSDISSLRVEEARKENKEGSVDEETMQKAVVDNIPQSSINSNVPGFINTWQSWLKIDRPEEVEKEKVEIKEKAIEAFIENNPRISQLREESSYVVKEKNDDISHLMTETLANLYFEQKLYTKAIKAFEILIKKNPDKKEYFQTKIKDIKDFRSKN